The following proteins are co-located in the Gossypium hirsutum isolate 1008001.06 chromosome A02, Gossypium_hirsutum_v2.1, whole genome shotgun sequence genome:
- the LOC107938277 gene encoding UDP-glycosyltransferase 88A1 — translation MVELGKLLLSHQPSLSIHILIATPPYQAESTAPYIAAVSSTIPSIVFHKLPKVTLLPSTDVTHHEFLTFEVLRLSNPNVHETLLSISKDYKVHAFTMDFFCTVAFKVAVDLSIPPYFFYTSGVATLSSFFYLQTLHNNTTKSFKELNLLLNIPGVPPVPSADMPKPVLDRNDQVYHIFINNSMYLPKSAGIIINSFESLDPRAIKAIRDGLCVPDGPTPPLYCIGPLIADVDRRSGARSNAAGEGAPNDCLMWLDKQPSKSVVFLCFGSLGLFSAQQLKEIAEGLERSEQRFLWVVRNPPSENLSVAIKEQSEPDLNALLPMGFLERTKERGKVVKSWAPQVTVLNHDSIGGFVTHCGWNSVLESVCAGVPMVAWPLYAEQRFNRVLLVEEMKIALPMVESETGFVDSSEVEKRVREFGNKVKWLGSEP, via the coding sequence ATGGTGGAGTTAGGCAAGCTTCTATTATCTCACCAACCTTCACTCTCTATCCACATCCTCATCGCTACACCACCTTACCAAGCTGAATCCACCGCTCCTTATATTGCCGCCGTCTCTTCCACTATTCCTTCCATTGTTTTTCACAAGCTACCCAAAGTCACCCTCCTTCCATCCACTGATGTTACCCACCATGAGTTCCTTACTTTTGAGGTCCTCCGCCTTAGCAACCCCAATGTCCATGAAACTCTCCTTTCCATCTCCAAGGATTACAAAGTCCATGCCTTTACCATGGATTTTTTCTGTACTGTTGCTTTCAAAGTCGCCGTTGATCTTAGTATCCCTCCTTACTTCTTCTACACCTCCGGCGTTGCTACTCTTTCCTCCTTCTTTTATCTACAAACCCTTCATAATAACACCACTAAAAGCTTCAAAGAACTTAACCTTCTCCTCAACATCCCGGGTGTCCCACCGGTGCCATCTGCCGATATGCCTAAGCCAGTACTCGATCGCAACGATCAAGTCTATCACATCTTCATTAACAACTCCATGTATTTGCCCAAGTCAGCTGGGATTATAATCAACAGTTTTGAATCCCTCGACCCAAGAGCCATCAAAGCAATTCGCGATGGACTCTGTGTTCCAGATGGCCCCACACCTCCACTGTACTGCATCGGACCGTTGATTGCTGACGTTGATCGGAGAAGTGGAGCTAGATCTAATGCTGCCGGTGAAGGTGCCCCTAATGATTGCTTAATGTGGCTTGACAAGCAACCTAGTAAAAGTGTAGTGTTCCTTTGTTTTGGTAGCCTGGGACTGTTTTCAGCTCAACAGTTGAAAGAAATAGCTGAGGGGTTAGAGAGAAGTGAGCAAAGATTCTTGTGGGTGGTGAGAAACCCTCCTTCGGAGAACCTAAGTGTGGCGATAAAGGAACAATCGGAACCAGATTTGAACGCTTTGTTACCTATGGGGTTCTTGGAGAGGACGAAGGAGAGGGGAAAGGTGGTCAAGTCATGGGCGCCACAGGTGACGGTGTTGAACCATGATTCCATCGGTGGGTTCGTGACACACTGTGGGTGGAATTCGGTGCTGGAATCTGTTTGTGCGGGGGTTCCGATGGTGGCATGGCCACTCTACGCAGAGCAAAGGTTCAACCGGGTGTTGCTAGTGGAGGAAATGAAGATAGCCTTGCCGATGGTGGAGTCAGAAACAGGGTTCGTAGATTCAAGTGAAGTGGAGAAGCGAGTTAGAGAATTTGGGAACAAGGTAAAGTGGTTAGGAAGCGAACCGTAG